Below is a genomic region from Paenibacillus pabuli.
ATTAACCGGTCCTTTTGTTCAAATCCATAGTTTAGGGTATGAGCTATGCGGATCTGATAGAACCAAATTTGAGAGAAAGAAAGAGCATCCGATTCTTTTTAATGTTAGCTTAACATTGCTCTGCTATAGTGGATAAACCGCTGTTCTACGCTGTTTTTAAGATCCATAACCATACTTCGCGTTCTCTATTGATGTTCTTTCATTTGGTTGTATATGTTCAAAATTAGACCCATTAGGACCAGCTATTAATAGAATCAGGTACTGATTTGGAACCCATACTTCTAATAGTGTCCTGTCTAAAAAAAGGCATAAAAAAAGCCAAGCCAGATGGCTTAGCTTTTCTAATCACATATTTTAAGCCCAAGTCGGTTGTACCTTGAACAAAGGTACTTCTTCCTCAGCTTTTTCGCTTACAGGCTTAGCTGCGTCCAGTTTCGGTTCTTCAACCGAAATACGGTAGATGTCGGCTCCCAGTCCATTCAGCTTCTCAGCCAGGTGAACGTAGCCACGGTCGATGTGATGAACACCGCCGACTTCAGTTGTACCTTCAGCAACCAGACCCGCAATAATGAGTGCAGCACCCGCACGCAAATCGGTAGCTGTAACTTTGGCACCCTTCAGTTTGGCATTACCAGTAATGATGGACGAACGGCCTTCCACTTTGATCTCCGCATTCATCAACTGGAATTCATCCACATGCATGAAGCGATTCTCAAACACCGTCTCTGTTACGACACTTGTTCCTTCAGATGCCAGCAAGAGCGCCATCATCTGGGACTGCATGTCAGTAGGGAATCCAGGGTATGGTAATGTTTTCACATCTACTGCCTTGAGTGGACGGTCCGCAATAACACGCACCCCATTCTCATCTGGCAGGATGGTTACTCCCATCTCTTCCATCTTCGCAATAACTGAACCCAGATGGTCGGAGATCGCACCTTCGATGTACACGTCGCCACCGGAAATTGCAGCAGCAGCCATGTAAGTACCTGCTTCTACCCGATCCGGAATTACCGTGTGCTTCACGCCAGTGAGTTTCTCCACACCCTCGATGCGAATTACCCCGGTACCCGCGCCACGGACTTTGGCACCCATTCCGTTAAGGAAGTTAGCCAGATCCACGATCTCAGGTTCTTTTGCCGCATTCTCCAGTACGGTTACACCGTCAGCCAAAGTTGCAGCCATCATAATATTTTGAGTAGCTCCTACAGAAGCTACATCCAGATAAATTTTAGCACCGCGCAACCGTCCTTGGCTGCGAGCTTCGATATAGCCTTGGCCCAAGCTGATCTCGGCACCCATGGCTTCAAAACCTTTCAAATGCTGATCAATCGGCCGTGTTCCGATGGCACAACCACCAGGAAGCGAAATTCTTGTATGGCCCATACGCGTCAATAAAGGCCCCATGACCAAAAAAGACGCCCGCATTTTACTTACCCACTCATACGGGGCTTCGCAGGAAGTAAGTTTTTCCGCATTTACGGTAATCACTTCGTCCCGGTATGTAACACCCGCTCCCAGCGATTCCAACACTTTGTTAATCGTCATCACATCGTCTAGAGGAGGCGCGTCAATAATAACGCTTTGTCCTTCTTCCCCTAGTAGAGAGGCAGCGATGATCGGAAGAACAGAATTTTTAGCGCCGCTAACTTTGACACTTCCGGTCAACCTTTTGCCACCGCGGACGATAAATTTGCTCATCATGGTTCCCTCCGCGCTTTTATTCCCTTTTCTTCATTCCGGAATACGTAAGCCCTCTGTGTTAGAAAGGACTGTTGCTGTGTGTGGAATTTCGACATTACCCGGCAAAAAACGCCCTAGATGTCTGTTCAGAAAAGAATTGGTTTATAATCCAAAATTGATGATAACACTTGCCGTGCTGATTGCCTGCAAACTTGTAATCAAGGCTTACAGGTCAGCAAAACATCAGGACAGACGGATTGGGATAATTATTAGCCGGTAAATTACCGGGGATCCCGTTTATAACCTCAGGTTAAAGTGAACAAATGTTAATTCCCTAACTTCCATCATAACATTTTTGAATTGTACGATACAAGCATTTTTACACAAAATCATCTCAATTCAACCAATTACACGTCACACATTTTTCTTAATTGTTAGCAGGCGAGTCATACTCTAATTGTTGACACAATCAATCGATGTTATTCGACAATCAGCCTGCATAAAGAACCTAACAGATGATTAACCAACCATCTCAGCATTAAAACAAATGACGCAACATTTGGGTCCATGATAAATAATCAATAACGAACCCAGATACGGCATGACCCAGAATAATGGCAAGCAATAAATGCAGCAATCTTCCTTGAGCTCCCTTTGGCTGTCTGATGATCAGATCAAGCTTCAGGTTTTGCAGTGCCCACCATGCAAGTGCTATACATAATAGCGAGACGACAATCGAAACTAACCCATTAGTGCTTAATGACTGGTTCAACTGATTCGTCAGATCAATATCCATATATTCATTACCTCCACATTTGTTGCAGCCACCAGCGTAATTTTGCTTGTCATCCCTAACTTAAAATCATAAGAATGGTAAGTTCCAGCACAACACAACTGATTCACCGCTGAAGTACCCCATATGGAGATCCTTCCTGTTGCCCAATCACCGAGCAGCACAATCTGGCTGTGAATGATCATGGAATTCATCTTCGCAGCTGCAATCTCTGCTGACTCTATGGAATATAGGCTCTTTCATCATACATTGTCAATTACATTGATTTCCACTTTGAAAATATTTTAAATTTAAATCATCGGGATTTTGTGACTAAAACGACATAAAAGAGCGCTATTTCGATATCGATCTTGTCATTTCCTCGGAAATAATCTGGATTGAACTGGCCAAAAATGGGTCTATTAGTGGTAACTATCACCACTACTATAGTCCTATAATATATTCAATATCACACGATCGGTGATCATTGTTTACAAAAATTAACGGAGAATCTACATAAAATCATCCAGTAAATTACGATTACTTCAATCTTATATGGAAGATCATCGCTGCGATGCAAAGCAAAAAAGCCCGGCAGACCAAGCCGCCGGGCTTCCTTCAATCGTTTATTTGCCGTATACGTTGATCCGGTTAACCGCTTTTTGCAGAGCAATCTCTGCACGGCGGTGATCAAAGTGGTCCTGGTTGCTTTGGCTGCTGAGACGGCGTTCTGCCCGTTCCTTCGCTGCACGCGCACGATCCACATCGATATTTTCCGGGAATTCGGCACTTTCTGCGAGAACAACAACCTTATCTTTGCGGACTTCGATAAAGCCGCCGCCAATAGCGACCTGCTTGTTCTCTTTTCCGTTTTTGATAGTGATCGGTGCAATCTGCAATGGAGTAACCATAGGGATATGACCTGGCAAGATCCCCAGTTCCCCTTCAATACCACGAGCGATGATGCTATCTACTTGCTCCGAATAGACCAAACGCTCAGGCGTTACGATTTCCAACAAAAAGGTGCTCAATTCCATCCCTCCTGAAACTATCCGAAGGATAGCTCGCTTCATAAGGACAATCCTGGATTCAGATTATACCAGTGTTTTAGCTTTCTCCACTGCCTCTTCAATTGTACCCACGAAGAGGAATGCTGCTTCCGGCAGATCGTCATGCTTGCCTTCGAGAATTTCTTTAAAGCTGCGCACTGTTTCTTTAACCGGAACGTATTTACCCGGAATACCGTTAAATGCTTCAGCAACGTGGAAAGGCTGGGACAAGAAACGTTGAATTTTACGAGCACGGTAAACGAGCGCTCTGTCTTCTTCACTCAGCTCGTCCATACCCAGGATAGCAATGATATCCTGCAGCTCATTATAACGCGCCAAGATGCGTTTAACGCCTTGTGCTACGCTATAGTGTTCTTCACCTACAACTTCTGGTGCCAAGATCCGGGAGCTGGATGCGAGTGGATCTACCGCTGGGTAGATACCCATCTCGGAAATTTTACGCTCCAGGTTCGTTGTTGCATCCAAGTGAGCAAACGTAGTTGCAGGAGCTGGATCCGTATAGTCATCCGCAGGTACGTAGATCGCCTGGATGGATGTAACCGATCCTTTTTTCGTGGAAGTGATACGCTCTTGCAATTGACCCATTTCTGTTGCCAGCGTAGGCTGGTAACCTACCGCGGAAGGCATACGTCCGAGCAAGGCAGATACTTCTGAACCCGCTTGAGTGAAACGGAAGATGTTATCGATAAAGAGCAACACGTCACGGCCTTCTTCATCACGGAAATATTCCGCCATGGTCAGACCTGTAAGGGCTACACGAAGACGTGCGCCAGGAGGCTCGTTCATTTGTCCGAAGACCATTGCTGTTTTGTTGATAACGCCGGAATCACTCATCTCGTGATACAAGTCGTTACCTTCACGTGTACGCTCACCAACACCCGCGAATACGGAGATACCACCGTGCTCTTGCGCAATGTTGTTGATCAATTCTTGAATTGTAACGGTTTTACCTACACCGGCACCACCGAACAAACCGATTTTACCACCTTTGGCGTAAGGAGCCAGCAAATCGATAACTTTGATACCTGTCTCCAGCATTTCTGCTTGAGTCGTCAGTTCATCGAATGCAGGAGCAGAGCGGTGAATCGGGTTTTTATGTTCAGCAGATACAGTACCGCCAGTATCAATTGCTTCGCCGAGTACGTTAAATACACGGCCCAGTGTCGCTTCCCCAACAGGTACAGAAATTGGAGCTCCTGTATCTACTGCTTCCATACCACGAACGAGACCGTCCGTGGAGGACATCGCGATACAACGTACCCGGTTGTCACCCAGATGTTTCGAAGCTTCGAGTGTAAGACTTACACTTACGCCGCTTTCGGTTACTGTAGTGATCGTAATGGCATTGAGGATTTCCGGCAGACCGCCGCGATCAAACTCGACGTCAACAACCGGACCCATGATGCTCACAACGCGTCCTTTGTTCATCTTAACGTTCCCCTCCTACTAGCCTGCTACTTTTGCAAAAATAAAGTTCCGTTCGTTCATCTTTGCAGTGCAAGCCTTCATTAAATAAAAAACGGTTAGCCTTGTGCTGCGTTGGCACCTGCCACAATTTCCGTAATCTCCTGCGTGATCGCTGCTTGACGGGCACGGTTGTAAGTCAATGACAAATCGTTAATGAGTTTGGATGCATTTTTGGTTGCATTACCCATCGCCGTCATTTTCGCACCCAGCTCACTCGCCTTACCATTCAGAAGCGCACCGTAGATCAATGTCTCCGCATAACGCGGAAGCAAAACTTCCAGTACAGCCTCAGCTGATGGTTCGTACTCGTAGCTCGCCGTCGGTCCTTCCGCAGCAGTTACCTCAGGTGTTTCCATTGGAAGAAGTTTTTCTACCGTAGGAATCTGGGTCAACGCATTCACAAAGCGGTTATAACAAATGTACAATTCATCAAATTTAGCCAACTCAAATCCTTGAACAGCCTCGTGTGCAATAGATTTGATGTCTGCAAATGCTGGTGAATCGGATAGATCCGTTGTAACGGATGCCATCGCAATTTCGCGCCGTCTGAAGTAATCGCGTCCTTTACGCCCAATAACGAACAACTCGTAGTCATCTTGGGAGTTGTGTCGCTCTTTGAGGGTCAGATTGACCTGACGCAAAACGTTCGCATTGTATCCACCCGCAAGACCGCGGTCCGATGTAATGATCAGGTAAGCTGTCTTTTTGACCGGACGGCTCTCGAGCATCGGATGCTGGATCCCTTGCGTGCTTGACGCAATACTAGCCACAACTTCTTTCAGTTTCTCCGAATACGGACGGGCTGCCTCAGCTTTTTCCTGCGCTTTACGCAGTTTTGCAGCTGCAACCATCTCCATTGCTTTGGTGATTTGCTTGGTGCTTTGTACGCTTTTAATTTGCCGCTTAATTTCGCGCATGCCTTTTGCCATGATTTCACCACCTCAAAACTTTGACAAAGTCAAAGTTACTTCGTAAGCCCAAACCAGTTTTGACAAAGTCAAAACTACATCGTAAGCATAATCTTACTTTGACAGAGCCAAAGTTACTTCGTGCATATTTAAACTTTGAAAGCATCAAAGTTTTACATGCAGACATGCGGAATCGGTTAAACAACTCCGCAGCTGCAATCATCTATTTAGACAGAGACAGCGAAGCTCTTTCTGAACTTCTCGATTGCGCCTTTAAGCGCATTTTCATTGTCTGCAGTCAATTCTTTTGTATCACGGATGGACCCGAGAATTTCCGGATGGTTGCTCTCCATGAACGCGAGGAATTCGTGTTCAAATCGAGTCACATCACCTGTAGGGATTTCATCCAGGAATCCTTTAACCGCTGTGTACAAGCTTACAACCTGTTGTTCAACAGGCAGAGGCTGGTTTACACCCTGCTTCAGGATTTCCATCATACGAGCACCACGATTCAGGCGGGCCTGAGTGGCTTTATCCAGATCGGAACCGAACTGGGAGAACGCCTGAAGCTCACGATATTGAGCGAGGTCGAGACGCAGGGAACCTGCAACCTTTTTCATCGCTTTGATCTGAGCAGAACCACCGACACGGGATACAGAGATACCTACGTTGATCGCCGGGCGTTGTCCAGCATTGAACAAGTCGGCTTCCAAGAAGATTTGTCCGTCCGTGATGGAGATTACGTTCGTTGGAATGTAAGCAGATACGTCGGAAGCTTGTGTTTCAATAAACGGAAGTGCGGTTAAAGAACCACCACCAAGTTCATCATTCAGCTTCGCAGCACGCTCCAGCAAACGGGAGTGCAAGTAGAAGACGTCACCCGGATAAGCCTCACGGCCTGGAGGACGACGAAGCAGCAAGGAAAGCTCACGGTAAGCGGAAGCTTGTTTAGTCAAGTCATCATAGATAACAAGAACGTGCTCGCCTTTGTACATGAAGTACTCACCCATCGAACAACCGGAATACGGTGCGATGTACAAGAGAGGTGATGGATCGGAAGCAGCTGCAGTTACAACGATTGTGTACTCCATTGCGCCTTTACGACGAAGAGTTTCCACAACTTGTGCAACTGTAGATTGTTTCTGACCGATAGCCACATAGATACACTTCATGCCGCTGCCTTTTTGGTTCAGGATCGCATCGATTGCGATCGAAGTTTTACCTGTTTGACGGTCACCGATGATCAACTCACGTTGTCCGCGACCGATTGGTACCATCGCATCAATCGCTTTGATCCCGGTTTGCATCGGCTCATGAACGGATTTACGATCCATTA
It encodes:
- the murA gene encoding UDP-N-acetylglucosamine 1-carboxyvinyltransferase yields the protein MSKFIVRGGKRLTGSVKVSGAKNSVLPIIAASLLGEEGQSVIIDAPPLDDVMTINKVLESLGAGVTYRDEVITVNAEKLTSCEAPYEWVSKMRASFLVMGPLLTRMGHTRISLPGGCAIGTRPIDQHLKGFEAMGAEISLGQGYIEARSQGRLRGAKIYLDVASVGATQNIMMAATLADGVTVLENAAKEPEIVDLANFLNGMGAKVRGAGTGVIRIEGVEKLTGVKHTVIPDRVEAGTYMAAAAISGGDVYIEGAISDHLGSVIAKMEEMGVTILPDENGVRVIADRPLKAVDVKTLPYPGFPTDMQSQMMALLLASEGTSVVTETVFENRFMHVDEFQLMNAEIKVEGRSSIITGNAKLKGAKVTATDLRAGAALIIAGLVAEGTTEVGGVHHIDRGYVHLAEKLNGLGADIYRISVEEPKLDAAKPVSEKAEEEVPLFKVQPTWA
- a CDS encoding DUF1146 family protein, whose translation is MDIDLTNQLNQSLSTNGLVSIVVSLLCIALAWWALQNLKLDLIIRQPKGAQGRLLHLLLAIILGHAVSGFVIDYLSWTQMLRHLF
- a CDS encoding F0F1 ATP synthase subunit epsilon — protein: MSTFLLEIVTPERLVYSEQVDSIIARGIEGELGILPGHIPMVTPLQIAPITIKNGKENKQVAIGGGFIEVRKDKVVVLAESAEFPENIDVDRARAAKERAERRLSSQSNQDHFDHRRAEIALQKAVNRINVYGK
- the atpD gene encoding F0F1 ATP synthase subunit beta; translation: MNKGRVVSIMGPVVDVEFDRGGLPEILNAITITTVTESGVSVSLTLEASKHLGDNRVRCIAMSSTDGLVRGMEAVDTGAPISVPVGEATLGRVFNVLGEAIDTGGTVSAEHKNPIHRSAPAFDELTTQAEMLETGIKVIDLLAPYAKGGKIGLFGGAGVGKTVTIQELINNIAQEHGGISVFAGVGERTREGNDLYHEMSDSGVINKTAMVFGQMNEPPGARLRVALTGLTMAEYFRDEEGRDVLLFIDNIFRFTQAGSEVSALLGRMPSAVGYQPTLATEMGQLQERITSTKKGSVTSIQAIYVPADDYTDPAPATTFAHLDATTNLERKISEMGIYPAVDPLASSSRILAPEVVGEEHYSVAQGVKRILARYNELQDIIAILGMDELSEEDRALVYRARKIQRFLSQPFHVAEAFNGIPGKYVPVKETVRSFKEILEGKHDDLPEAAFLFVGTIEEAVEKAKTLV
- the atpG gene encoding ATP synthase F1 subunit gamma; the encoded protein is MAKGMREIKRQIKSVQSTKQITKAMEMVAAAKLRKAQEKAEAARPYSEKLKEVVASIASSTQGIQHPMLESRPVKKTAYLIITSDRGLAGGYNANVLRQVNLTLKERHNSQDDYELFVIGRKGRDYFRRREIAMASVTTDLSDSPAFADIKSIAHEAVQGFELAKFDELYICYNRFVNALTQIPTVEKLLPMETPEVTAAEGPTASYEYEPSAEAVLEVLLPRYAETLIYGALLNGKASELGAKMTAMGNATKNASKLINDLSLTYNRARQAAITQEITEIVAGANAAQG
- the atpA gene encoding F0F1 ATP synthase subunit alpha, giving the protein MSIKPEEISTLIKSQIEQYKTDIDVVEVGTVIEVGDGIARVYGLENVMSNELVEFPSGVMGLAMNVEESNVGVVILGPYYDIREGDQVKRTGQIMQVPVGEALIGRVVNPLGIPVDGKGPIATTEFRPVEGKAPGVMDRKSVHEPMQTGIKAIDAMVPIGRGQRELIIGDRQTGKTSIAIDAILNQKGSGMKCIYVAIGQKQSTVAQVVETLRRKGAMEYTIVVTAAASDPSPLLYIAPYSGCSMGEYFMYKGEHVLVIYDDLTKQASAYRELSLLLRRPPGREAYPGDVFYLHSRLLERAAKLNDELGGGSLTALPFIETQASDVSAYIPTNVISITDGQIFLEADLFNAGQRPAINVGISVSRVGGSAQIKAMKKVAGSLRLDLAQYRELQAFSQFGSDLDKATQARLNRGARMMEILKQGVNQPLPVEQQVVSLYTAVKGFLDEIPTGDVTRFEHEFLAFMESNHPEILGSIRDTKELTADNENALKGAIEKFRKSFAVSV